The following coding sequences are from one Treponema bryantii window:
- a CDS encoding flagellin, with amino-acid sequence MVINHNMSAMFAQRSQGIQDLNNQKSMEKLSSGMRINRAGDDASGLAVSEKMRAQIRGLNQASTNAQNGISFIQTTEGYLQETTDIVQRIRELAVQSSNGIYSSEDRMQIQVEVSSLIAEVDRIASCAQFNGMNMLTGRFARPTGENVVTGSMWFHIGANMDQRTQVYIGTMSATALGLRNIGDESIMSLATPDEANRAIGTLDEALMKINKQRADLGAYQNRLEKTVTGLDVGAENLQASESRIRDTDMAEEMVKFTTSNVLSQAGTAMLAQANQSSQNVLSLLR; translated from the coding sequence ATGGTTATTAATCACAATATGAGTGCTATGTTCGCTCAGCGTTCCCAGGGAATTCAGGATCTTAACAATCAGAAGAGCATGGAAAAACTTTCTTCTGGTATGAGAATTAACCGTGCCGGTGACGACGCTTCTGGACTTGCAGTTTCTGAGAAAATGCGTGCTCAGATCCGCGGTTTGAACCAGGCTTCAACAAACGCTCAGAATGGTATTTCTTTCATTCAGACAACTGAAGGATACCTCCAGGAAACAACAGACATCGTTCAGCGTATCCGCGAACTTGCTGTTCAGTCTTCAAACGGTATCTATTCTTCTGAAGACCGCATGCAGATCCAGGTAGAAGTTTCTTCTTTGATCGCAGAGGTTGACCGCATCGCTTCTTGTGCTCAGTTCAACGGTATGAACATGCTTACAGGTCGCTTTGCTCGTCCTACAGGTGAAAATGTTGTTACAGGTTCTATGTGGTTCCATATTGGTGCTAACATGGATCAGAGAACACAGGTATATATTGGAACAATGTCTGCTACAGCTCTTGGTCTCCGCAACATTGGTGATGAATCAATCATGTCTCTTGCAACTCCAGATGAAGCTAACCGCGCAATCGGAACTCTTGATGAGGCTTTGATGAAGATCAACAAGCAGCGTGCTGACCTTGGTGCTTACCAGAACCGCCTTGAGAAGACTGTTACAGGTCTTGATGTTGGTGCTGAAAACCTCCAGGCTTCTGAATCACGCATCCGTGATACAGACATGGCTGAAGAGATGGTTAAGTTCACAACTTCTAACGTACTCTCTCAGGCTGGTACAGCTATGCTCGCTCAGGCTAATCAGTCTAGCCAGAACGTACTCAGCTTGCTCCGCTAG
- a CDS encoding STAS domain-containing protein — protein sequence MESNNSIVSGFDSDKDDSLKITLHKIPGVQNGCMVVLDGYIDTYNSSFFQKQLTKVIGAGYFNLLFNCGGLSYVSSTGLGSFTILLKMVKVKGGDIILSEVQEKVAEVFQILGFSQFFNLKDTTEEALEYLRHDEGSAPGPVFPKMLVCPSCGKNIQAAHAGRFRCTNCKAIITISEAGAITLG from the coding sequence ATGGAATCAAATAATTCTATCGTTTCAGGCTTTGACAGTGACAAGGACGATTCTCTCAAGATCACTTTGCATAAGATTCCAGGAGTCCAGAACGGTTGTATGGTTGTCCTGGATGGGTATATCGACACTTACAATTCATCTTTCTTTCAGAAACAGCTTACTAAAGTAATCGGAGCAGGGTACTTTAATCTTCTGTTTAATTGTGGCGGTTTGTCATATGTGTCATCTACAGGTCTCGGTTCTTTTACAATCCTTCTTAAGATGGTAAAGGTAAAGGGCGGAGATATTATTCTTTCTGAAGTTCAGGAGAAGGTAGCTGAAGTATTCCAGATTCTTGGTTTCTCTCAGTTCTTCAATCTTAAGGATACTACAGAAGAAGCTTTGGAGTACCTTCGTCATGATGAAGGTTCTGCTCCAGGTCCAGTATTCCCTAAGATGCTTGTTTGTCCATCATGTGGAAAGAATATTCAGGCAGCACACGCAGGTCGTTTCCGCTGTACTAACTGTAAAGCAATAATTACAATCAGCGAGGCTGGAGCAATTACTCTCGGCTAA
- the recR gene encoding recombination mediator RecR yields MNAFDELANNFSRLPGIGKKSAIRMVNWLLKQDSSYVQKFAQNLGHLQERIKPCSVCGTWTESDPCPICSNPLRDSSQICVVEQPQDVSTIEAYGEYKGKYHVLGGLLRPLEGIGPAQLSIQPLINRIKDGSVTEIIIATNPTVEGDTTALYLNKVIMELQLPDSPKVTRLATGIPVGGDLEYIDKRTLALSFRGRSEF; encoded by the coding sequence ATGAATGCATTTGATGAATTAGCTAATAACTTTTCCCGTCTCCCTGGAATCGGTAAAAAAAGTGCCATCCGCATGGTAAACTGGCTTTTAAAACAGGATTCTTCATATGTCCAGAAGTTTGCCCAGAATCTCGGACATCTTCAGGAACGTATAAAGCCCTGCTCAGTATGCGGTACCTGGACAGAATCAGATCCGTGTCCAATCTGTTCAAATCCGCTTCGTGATTCATCTCAGATTTGTGTTGTTGAACAGCCGCAGGACGTTTCTACAATTGAAGCCTATGGTGAATACAAGGGAAAGTACCATGTTCTTGGAGGATTGCTCCGTCCTCTCGAAGGAATCGGACCGGCACAGCTTTCAATTCAGCCACTGATTAACCGCATAAAAGATGGCAGCGTTACAGAAATTATAATTGCTACAAATCCTACAGTAGAAGGAGATACAACTGCTCTCTATCTTAATAAGGTGATTATGGAACTTCAGCTTCCTGATTCACCAAAAGTTACCCGACTTGCAACAGGAATTCCTGTCGGCGGCGACCTTGAATACATTGATAAGCGCACTTTAGCTTTGAGTTTCCGTGGTCGCAGCGAGTTTTAA
- a CDS encoding YbaB/EbfC family nucleoid-associated protein — protein MNPFELLKNTQAIKEQSEKLQKELADIRAEGSSGGRMVTVTLNGKFEMLGIKLDPICVDNRDVQMLEDLIVSAHKNAVENVQEQIKAKSSSILGGLDLSQFGL, from the coding sequence ATGAATCCATTTGAATTGCTTAAAAATACACAGGCAATTAAAGAACAGTCAGAAAAACTTCAGAAGGAACTTGCAGATATCCGTGCAGAAGGCTCTTCTGGTGGCCGCATGGTAACTGTCACACTTAATGGTAAATTCGAGATGCTGGGAATCAAGCTTGATCCGATTTGTGTTGATAATCGTGATGTTCAGATGCTTGAAGATCTTATCGTTTCGGCTCATAAAAACGCTGTTGAAAATGTACAGGAACAGATTAAGGCAAAATCAAGTTCTATTCTTGGTGGACTTGACCTCAGTCAGTTTGGACTTTAG
- the dnaX gene encoding DNA polymerase III subunit gamma/tau has translation MSYEVTATRRRPQQFDDLVGQEFVAETLKNSIKSGKIAHAYLFSGPRGCGKTSTARILAKALNCQNGPTDNPCGTCSTCQEITKGTSLDVIEIDGASNTSVENIRQIKDEVLFPPSNAKYKIYIIDEVHMLSTSAFNALLKTIEEPPPYVIFIFATTELQKVPATIKSRCQQFNFRLVAIDKVKQCLAEAAAELGIQADDEALFWIARESTGSMRDAYTLFDQVVAFSDGHMTYDKIRDKLGLVGIDRLNTVFEACAQNNTEAVINLIDEFLQAGVSIEQLISNSADYLRSLLLIKNGVKKESLLGNSPERYSSVVLGAWNTIQIERALSIYLQLYRDIRYSLSPRYELELAFSRLCWIGNFVSNAEVKKAIDAAQNLLAGAPQPSAAAPLNNQAAPVNTAPVNAAPQPVQPKTEQALGINPIPNGLPKLSMLDKLIEEEANGGGGEPPDAGGENPNPFHDGGPLPPEQSVAAPEAEVSHPAELDERLKLHISQENVTDDGQVMPAMDIPLNADSYSMNPDAEDGDDGWSNMDAPPDDEYYPDEGELAEQAEESYENASSPAAVKAPAQLQDTFVTASGQTISIGQLRGQVTAALAITDGFAASNVEKTGLWVIEADTVKTTVESDYDLGLIEKKRDVISAEISNICGRQMHFNVTLKVQEAQMPAEKVEIPLQVNILVNAFKGTIVAGRM, from the coding sequence ATGTCATACGAAGTAACAGCGACTCGAAGGAGACCGCAGCAGTTTGATGACCTTGTTGGTCAGGAATTTGTAGCGGAAACTCTTAAGAATTCAATAAAATCCGGAAAAATAGCTCATGCATACCTGTTTTCAGGTCCGCGTGGTTGTGGAAAAACTTCTACAGCGCGTATTCTTGCAAAAGCTTTGAACTGTCAGAACGGGCCTACAGATAATCCTTGTGGAACCTGTTCTACCTGTCAAGAAATCACAAAAGGTACTTCTCTCGACGTAATCGAAATCGATGGTGCGTCAAATACCAGTGTTGAGAATATCCGTCAGATTAAGGATGAAGTTCTTTTTCCACCAAGTAATGCAAAATACAAAATCTATATCATAGACGAAGTCCACATGCTTTCAACTTCGGCTTTCAATGCTCTTTTGAAGACTATTGAGGAGCCGCCTCCATATGTAATCTTTATTTTTGCGACAACAGAACTTCAGAAGGTTCCTGCAACAATCAAGTCTCGCTGCCAGCAGTTTAATTTCCGTCTGGTTGCAATTGATAAAGTAAAGCAGTGCCTTGCAGAAGCTGCCGCAGAATTAGGTATACAGGCTGATGATGAAGCTCTCTTCTGGATTGCCCGCGAGTCTACAGGTTCTATGCGCGATGCTTACACTCTGTTCGATCAGGTTGTAGCTTTCAGCGACGGCCATATGACTTACGACAAAATCCGCGATAAGCTTGGTCTTGTTGGCATTGACCGCCTGAACACTGTTTTTGAGGCTTGTGCTCAGAACAATACAGAAGCAGTTATCAATCTGATTGATGAATTCCTGCAGGCTGGTGTTTCAATTGAACAGCTGATTTCTAACAGCGCAGATTATCTCCGCAGTCTTCTTCTTATTAAGAACGGTGTTAAAAAAGAGTCTCTTCTTGGAAATTCTCCGGAGCGTTACAGCAGTGTAGTTCTAGGAGCCTGGAATACAATCCAGATTGAACGGGCTCTTTCTATATATTTGCAGCTTTATCGTGATATCCGATATTCGCTTTCTCCTCGTTATGAACTTGAGCTTGCATTCAGCCGCTTGTGCTGGATTGGCAATTTTGTTTCTAATGCTGAGGTTAAGAAGGCAATTGATGCGGCACAGAATCTGCTTGCAGGTGCTCCACAGCCTTCAGCAGCAGCTCCGCTCAATAATCAGGCTGCACCAGTAAATACTGCTCCAGTAAATGCTGCGCCACAGCCGGTTCAGCCAAAAACTGAGCAGGCTCTCGGTATCAATCCGATTCCAAACGGCCTTCCAAAACTTTCAATGCTTGATAAATTGATTGAAGAAGAAGCGAACGGAGGAGGCGGGGAGCCGCCGGATGCCGGTGGGGAGAATCCGAACCCTTTTCATGATGGCGGTCCACTGCCGCCTGAACAATCAGTGGCTGCCCCAGAGGCAGAGGTAAGTCATCCGGCAGAACTTGACGAGCGTCTTAAACTTCATATTTCTCAGGAAAATGTTACCGACGATGGTCAGGTTATGCCTGCAATGGACATTCCATTAAATGCAGACAGTTATTCAATGAATCCGGATGCAGAAGATGGAGATGACGGCTGGTCAAATATGGATGCCCCTCCAGATGATGAGTATTATCCGGATGAAGGAGAGCTTGCTGAACAGGCAGAAGAATCTTATGAAAATGCTTCAAGTCCTGCAGCAGTCAAAGCACCAGCTCAATTACAGGATACTTTTGTTACTGCCAGTGGTCAGACAATTTCAATAGGTCAGCTCCGCGGCCAGGTAACTGCAGCACTTGCCATTACAGATGGATTTGCTGCTTCAAATGTAGAAAAAACTGGATTATGGGTTATAGAAGCCGACACAGTAAAGACTACTGTTGAAAGCGATTATGACTTAGGCCTTATAGAAAAGAAAAGAGATGTGATATCTGCAGAGATTTCAAATATCTGTGGACGTCAAATGCATTTCAATGTTACTTTAAAGGTACAGGAAGCACAGATGCCTGCAGAAAAGGTAGAAATACCCCTTCAGGTTAATATTCTTGTAAATGCTTTTAAGGGCACCATTGTTGCCGGGAGGATGTAA